Genomic segment of Dioscorea cayenensis subsp. rotundata cultivar TDr96_F1 unplaced genomic scaffold, TDr96_F1_v2_PseudoChromosome.rev07_lg8_w22 25.fasta BLBR01001246.1, whole genome shotgun sequence:
aacattacttttgttctcATCCTCAATCCCCATTTCTTAGTTatatccccatccccatccccttcCCTTTCCCCATCTCCATCCCTATATTCTCACTCCCTCCAACCAAACTGACCTTTAACAGGTAATGGGAAGGCAATGAGAAGAATACATAGCACGACATGAATCATAAGGTTTGGCTTATATAGATTGCATCCATGGCATACAAAACAAAGCTTctgaattcatttaaaaaaacaaaaggatcaTGCCATACCTTTTCGCAAACTCTAGTAATTCCTCATCAGTTGTtgctccttttgttttttttaatttgttctcttttcttcttcttctttctctccttccccattcttcttctcttgttttttCCCTTCTCTCATTTTCCTTCACtcgaatttcttttttttttccttccatgCCTCCAAATCCCCAAGCATCTCTCtaaaaaatggattttttttttaaaaatttgaatatctaACCATCTAaccgtttttttttaaaattaaaattaatttctttttatcctattttttcaaatttttttaaatcagatCTCTAAcctcccattttttttaaaaaaaactaaaattaatttaatttttatcatttttaaataaaaatttgaaaatcagaTATCTAACCATCtcgcttttttttttaaaaaaaaattaaagttaattttatttttatccaatTGATACAAACCGACAAGGGAGACAAAATACAGATAACCACCAGCAGTGGGAAGCAAAAAAACAGAAGTACAATAGACAGAAACTAGGGGAAGAGAGGGACTCCGCCTAGGGACATGCAAGGACAGTATAGAAGCTAGCCGGTGAAGTCGACAGGCCCATCGGGTTCCAGTTCCAAGCAAGAATGGGAACCAAAGAACTGGATGTAGCGTCTAACAGCAGCAATGGAATCTTCCAGCTTGTGCAACTCTTTAGCAGGGGCAGCTGACatccaagaaagatacatatGACAAATATTCAAGAAAACCACATGCATAGAAATAATCACTGAATTGAATACACAGTTATTTCTAGTAAGCCAGATATGCCAAAGGGCCACCCTAGCTATGAGCGAGCAGGGGAGCCTAATAAGAGGGTCCAGCTCACAAAGCCAACTACCCCACAAATCCAAACTAGAGGAGGGGGCACgttgaaatgaaaaaatgagAGCAAGACGGTCCCAAATGTCCATGGAGAAGCGGCATCTAAAAAATAGATGGTCAATGGACTCAATATCAGAACAGCACAGCAGACAGGTCACTGACGACAGTTTGTTGCAACCCCTAGCGAAGAGGGTATCAAGCGTAAGAATCTTCCTATCCCATACTAACCACGCAAACGCGGTAATTTTCCGGGGGACGAACCCCTTGAAACTAGTAGGGGTGACCCACATCTCAGCCTCTATCAATAAGGAACATGtaaaatgttttgattgagaagGAGACATCCGCCGATAGTTTCCAAGTTTTCTTGTCAGGGTGCTCCCCCGAGGCAGCCTGAACTTTGAAACACGTAGAACATAAGACAAGATCAGTCCTCATAGCATCAGAAGGAAGGTCCCCGACAATTTCCTTAACAGTCGCAAAAGGGGAAGTAGAAAGATGGA
This window contains:
- the LOC120255949 gene encoding uncharacterized protein LOC120255949, whose protein sequence is MWVTPTSFKGFVPRKITAFAWLVWDRKILTLDTLFARGCNKLSSVTCLLCCSDIESIDHLFFRCRFSMDIWDRLALIFSFQRAPSSSLDLWGSWLCELDPLIRLPCSLIARVALWHIWLTRNNCVFNSVIISMHVVFLNICHMYLSWMSAAPAKELHKLEDSIAAVRRYIQFFGSHSCLELEPDGPVDFTG